From the genome of Candidatus Nitrosocosmicus oleophilus, one region includes:
- a CDS encoding calcium-binding protein: protein MPPVSSFNVFVDDFEGTPGNDNIEGTVGDDNIDSGDGYDTNSGKAGDDNIDSGDGYDTNSGKAGDDNIDSGDGNDVNLGDNDNGAGDGGDDVINSGDGDDDNFGDNYEGSGVGGDDTINSGDGNDFNYGEAGNDRITRGKGNDFNYGEAGNDKIKAGKGDDTLTGAAAADKFNCGKGSDTITDYNKAGGDKKLGTVRSSD, encoded by the coding sequence ATGCCTCCAGTTTCTTCATTTAACGTATTTGTTGATGATTTCGAGGGCACGCCTGGTAATGATAATATTGAAGGAACTGTTGGAGATGATAACATAGATAGCGGAGATGGGTATGACACTAACAGCGGTAAAGCAGGCGACGACAATATAGATAGCGGAGATGGGTATGACACTAACAGCGGTAAAGCAGGCGACGACAATATAGATAGCGGAGATGGAAATGATGTCAACCTTGGTGATAATGATAATGGTGCTGGTGATGGTGGAGATGATGTAATAAACAGTGGAGATGGTGATGATGACAATTTTGGAGATAACTATGAAGGCAGTGGTGTAGGAGGAGATGACACTATAAACAGTGGAGATGGAAATGATTTCAACTATGGCGAAGCAGGAAATGATAGAATCACTCGCGGTAAGGGTAATGACTTTAACTATGGCGAAGCAGGAAATGACAAGATTAAAGCTGGCAAGGGTGACGATACCTTGACAGGTGCTGCTGCTGCTGACAAGTTCAATTGTGGTAAGGGAAGTGATACGATAACAGATTATAACAAAGCTGGTGGAGATAAAAAACTGGGAACTGTGAGAAGTAGCGATTAA
- a CDS encoding collagen-like protein yields the protein MKITFVVIVLSILIIGISFGFVDSSMSNLVFGQSGNSLGQKGEGNKASQSETSSQETNQNSMCVSGESTSQSCNNLSGQNIGSAQVGKEGPEGPAGPQGPQGERGPQGIPGSNGERGPAGPQGTKGDTGSAGPMGNQGPQGPQGAIGSIGPEGPAGPNQIDDSNLYIVNNETEIPFNMNPVLVTVECDPGDIVLEHGYLAGFDSSFRMLGETPLEEGFEGWAFYLRNEADFSFDFEAIITCFDNP from the coding sequence GTGAAAATTACATTTGTTGTTATTGTATTGTCAATTTTGATAATTGGTATCTCATTTGGCTTTGTTGATTCTTCAATGTCTAATTTAGTATTTGGTCAATCAGGTAATTCTTTGGGTCAAAAAGGCGAAGGCAATAAAGCATCTCAAAGTGAAACAAGTTCTCAGGAGACAAACCAGAACAGCATGTGTGTTTCCGGTGAAAGCACATCACAAAGTTGTAATAATTTGTCCGGTCAAAATATTGGTTCCGCTCAAGTCGGTAAAGAGGGACCTGAGGGACCAGCAGGGCCGCAGGGACCTCAAGGGGAGCGAGGTCCACAGGGCATACCAGGATCTAATGGAGAAAGAGGACCGGCAGGGCCTCAAGGTACGAAAGGCGATACTGGTTCAGCTGGACCGATGGGCAATCAAGGACCACAAGGACCACAAGGAGCTATTGGTTCAATTGGACCTGAGGGACCAGCAGGTCCTAATCAAATAGATGATTCTAACTTGTACATAGTAAATAATGAAACCGAAATTCCATTCAATATGAACCCAGTCTTAGTCACAGTAGAATGTGATCCGGGGGATATAGTTTTGGAACACGGGTATCTTGCAGGTTTTGATTCAAGTTTTAGGATGTTAGGCGAGACCCCATTAGAAGAAGGTTTTGAAGGCTGGGCGTTCTATCTAAGGAATGAGGCTGATTTCTCTTTTGACTTTGAGGCGATCATAACCTGTTTTGACAACCCCTGA
- a CDS encoding DUF3892 domain-containing protein, with protein MDEFEITSVVKDKNGIISHCNVKGYGIQDVSTIERLISEDACSFFIYDGEQKKNVLAKTSNGEIYLTTNASGTGTNGLDFLPLFDEILLRQLIESVR; from the coding sequence TTGGATGAGTTTGAAATTACCAGTGTTGTAAAAGATAAAAACGGCATTATATCACACTGTAATGTTAAAGGGTATGGCATCCAAGATGTTTCAACGATAGAGAGATTGATTAGCGAAGATGCTTGTTCCTTTTTTATCTATGATGGAGAACAAAAGAAAAATGTGTTGGCTAAAACTTCAAATGGAGAAATATATCTTACCACCAATGCTAGCGGCACTGGTACAAACGGATTAGACTTTTTACCCCTATTCGATGAAATTTTATTAAGACAGCTGATAGAATCTGTTCGCTGA
- a CDS encoding GlcG/HbpS family heme-binding protein has product MKLPVFNKFRDSKFLLLMVLSGPGFFFMSSMINDANATEDNSTSMVLNTQHTIPLKVAQQLAMATQDACTDKGFPVTVSVLNRDGIDILLARGDGTTGASVDVAQDKAYAAVGFQSPTSGLEERAKTSNPGIIAVEGFTVLPGGLPIRAGDEVVGGIGVSGAPSGKIDEECATAGLSAIASTISSIDTSNASNQMNNTSVTNPNSNQTSNARSNNLTSIESSP; this is encoded by the coding sequence ATGAAACTACCAGTTTTTAATAAATTTAGAGATTCAAAATTTTTGCTGCTGATGGTATTATCAGGACCCGGGTTTTTCTTTATGTCATCGATGATTAACGATGCCAATGCAACTGAGGATAATTCAACATCAATGGTTCTAAATACCCAGCATACGATTCCATTAAAAGTCGCCCAACAGTTAGCAATGGCCACACAAGATGCCTGTACCGATAAAGGATTTCCTGTCACCGTGTCTGTTTTGAATCGAGACGGTATAGATATTCTGCTGGCCAGGGGTGACGGAACTACCGGCGCTTCAGTAGATGTTGCACAAGACAAAGCATATGCTGCTGTGGGCTTCCAGTCACCTACATCTGGATTGGAGGAGCGTGCAAAGACCTCTAACCCTGGAATAATAGCAGTTGAAGGGTTCACTGTCCTTCCTGGTGGTCTCCCCATTAGAGCAGGCGATGAGGTCGTCGGCGGGATTGGTGTAAGTGGAGCTCCTAGTGGTAAAATCGACGAGGAATGTGCCACAGCAGGACTTTCAGCAATAGCCTCCACAATATCCAGCATAGACACAAGCAATGCCAGCAATCAAATGAACAATACCTCTGTGACCAATCCTAATTCAAATCAGACTAGTAATGCTAGAAGCAATAACTTAACTTCAATAGAGTCCAGTCCTTAG
- a CDS encoding FxLYD domain-containing protein, whose translation MSTKFNDKTLTSLIVNVTLTDLAKTWSLSDTDTATVPFNDEEGQEKLSEKFARQVEEELQKQESGADNREIERIESTSQSELDITSATTYFRDDYFRIVGEVHNTGSEDKEFVKVTATIYDEDNEVIGTDTTFTSPSTISSQESAPFEFMIGESDASNLGAINSYKIIASDE comes from the coding sequence ATGAGTACAAAGTTTAATGATAAAACTCTAACCAGTTTAATAGTTAATGTAACTCTCACTGATCTTGCAAAAACATGGTCACTATCTGATACAGATACTGCAACAGTCCCATTTAACGATGAAGAAGGACAAGAAAAGTTATCAGAAAAATTCGCTAGACAAGTAGAAGAAGAACTTCAGAAGCAAGAAAGTGGTGCTGATAATAGAGAAATAGAGAGAATTGAATCTACTTCGCAATCGGAATTAGACATTACAAGTGCGACTACGTACTTCAGAGATGATTATTTTCGTATAGTAGGAGAAGTACATAACACAGGTTCAGAAGATAAAGAATTTGTCAAAGTAACCGCTACTATTTATGACGAAGATAACGAGGTTATAGGCACTGATACCACCTTTACTAGTCCATCTACTATTTCATCTCAGGAATCAGCGCCTTTTGAGTTCATGATAGGTGAAAGCGACGCGAGTAATTTAGGTGCAATAAATAGCTACAAAATCATTGCTAGCGATGAGTAA
- a CDS encoding integrase → MRPAETLESFNLLPIREPKKEYLSKDRKVLEHFRFPSISLRRTKKTFISIMNEDILNLVEEHGDEVLNYDKVRLTFERNHQKFYMSYCRKIFATFLRNEGVETELIDLLQGRIANSIFVRHYYRPDMSKFDEIREKLTRLHDLLVN, encoded by the coding sequence TTGCGGCCGGCCGAAACTTTGGAATCATTCAATTTACTTCCAATTAGGGAACCAAAGAAAGAATATCTCTCTAAGGATAGAAAAGTTTTAGAACATTTTAGATTTCCGTCCATATCCCTGAGAAGGACCAAAAAGACATTTATCTCGATTATGAATGAGGATATATTGAATCTTGTCGAAGAACATGGAGATGAAGTTTTGAATTATGACAAAGTTAGATTAACTTTTGAACGAAACCATCAAAAATTTTACATGTCCTATTGTAGAAAGATCTTTGCTACCTTCTTGAGAAACGAAGGAGTAGAGACAGAGTTGATAGATCTATTACAAGGTAGAATAGCTAATTCGATATTTGTTAGACACTATTATAGACCAGACATGTCAAAATTCGATGAGATACGGGAGAAGTTAACTAGATTGCACGATTTGCTAGTTAATTAA
- the hsp20 gene encoding archaeal heat shock protein Hsp20, with the protein MSIKPIDNNDNDWYNRFFDFGSGMRRTKRMLDWHRNLFGMDPFKEFDDMDRELDSMFGRLRDIQTNAPKELVREYQTSDGSMVREVGPLVYGYSMTIGPYGKPKVREFGNVRSPNQSGVTGTFGNVTESSQQISAEREPLVDLNTSDKEVKVVLELPGVKKEDIKISAFEETVEVSANNSQRKYHKTIDLPKEANPEAAKSTYQNGILEIVFNKRDNAKRKGKEIKID; encoded by the coding sequence ATGAGCATTAAACCCATAGACAACAATGATAACGATTGGTATAACAGATTTTTTGACTTTGGTAGTGGCATGAGGAGAACAAAGAGAATGTTAGATTGGCACCGCAATTTGTTTGGCATGGACCCTTTCAAAGAATTTGATGATATGGATAGAGAACTGGATAGCATGTTTGGACGTTTAAGGGATATCCAAACCAATGCTCCAAAAGAGTTGGTAAGGGAGTATCAAACTTCTGATGGTTCAATGGTAAGAGAAGTTGGACCGTTAGTGTATGGCTACTCAATGACTATTGGACCCTATGGCAAACCCAAAGTGAGAGAGTTTGGAAACGTAAGATCACCTAACCAATCGGGGGTTACAGGTACATTCGGAAATGTAACAGAATCTTCACAACAGATATCCGCCGAGAGAGAACCTCTCGTTGACCTGAACACAAGTGATAAAGAGGTCAAAGTTGTGCTGGAATTGCCTGGTGTAAAAAAAGAAGACATCAAGATAAGCGCCTTTGAAGAAACAGTGGAGGTATCAGCAAACAACTCCCAAAGAAAATATCACAAAACAATAGATCTACCGAAGGAAGCCAATCCTGAGGCCGCCAAGTCCACATACCAAAACGGAATACTAGAGATTGTATTTAACAAAAGAGATAACGCAAAGCGAAAGGGAAAAGAGATAAAGATAGATTAA
- a CDS encoding GNAT family N-acetyltransferase, whose product MTIPLVKTATGFEENAVIDALKLAFVADPATRWVWPDSQKYLLHFFKFAKAFGGKAFKHKTAYYIGNYHGAALWLPPNVDPDVDAILGLLQETTSEESQKVVPEVFEKMGEYHPNEPHWYLPLLGVDPHHHGKGLGSFLMLHALTMCDKDNSLAYLESSNPRNISFYKRHGFDLLGTIQVKEFPPIFPMLRKPR is encoded by the coding sequence ATGACGATACCATTGGTCAAAACAGCTACAGGATTTGAAGAAAATGCTGTTATTGATGCTTTAAAATTAGCTTTTGTAGCCGATCCTGCCACTCGGTGGGTATGGCCAGATTCACAGAAATACCTTTTACATTTTTTCAAATTTGCCAAGGCCTTTGGAGGAAAAGCATTTAAACACAAAACTGCATACTATATCGGAAATTATCATGGTGCTGCACTTTGGCTACCTCCAAATGTTGATCCTGATGTTGACGCCATTCTTGGACTACTTCAAGAAACTACATCCGAAGAATCTCAAAAAGTTGTTCCAGAAGTATTTGAGAAAATGGGTGAGTATCATCCAAATGAACCCCATTGGTACTTACCACTTCTAGGAGTGGATCCTCATCACCATGGTAAAGGGTTAGGTTCCTTTTTGATGTTACATGCACTGACTATGTGTGATAAAGATAATTCATTGGCATATCTCGAATCATCAAATCCAAGGAACATTTCCTTTTACAAACGACACGGCTTTGATTTGCTTGGTACGATTCAAGTAAAAGAATTTCCTCCCATTTTTCCGATGCTTCGCAAGCCTCGGTAA
- a CDS encoding class I SAM-dependent methyltransferase, whose protein sequence is MDSNTHENGVSHNDIIVSQFTKQAIPFSQMAQHSNHYGLDLMFEMSLPQIDDKVLDVACGPGIIACEFANKVNHVTGIDITPAMIEEAKNLQIERKLSNIDWKVGDVARLPFGDDSFSLVVTRYSFHHLIEPKQVLEEMKRVCKPKGKIFIIDVTPDKNKVEAYNQVEKLRDSSHTGAMTFDMLRGLMHEAGLTNLKSRHHELEMGLESILESSFPNPEDIPKIRQLFKIDITLDNLGMKSHLKNGEIFFYFPISMILGIKS, encoded by the coding sequence GTGGATTCAAATACTCATGAGAATGGTGTATCCCATAATGACATTATAGTATCTCAATTTACAAAACAGGCCATTCCATTTTCACAAATGGCTCAACATTCAAATCATTATGGATTAGATTTGATGTTTGAAATGAGCCTCCCACAAATCGATGACAAAGTTTTGGACGTGGCATGTGGGCCAGGAATTATAGCTTGCGAGTTCGCTAATAAAGTAAATCACGTTACAGGTATTGACATAACTCCTGCTATGATTGAAGAAGCAAAAAATCTCCAGATAGAAAGAAAACTTAGTAATATAGATTGGAAGGTAGGGGATGTAGCTAGACTTCCCTTTGGGGATGATTCCTTTTCTTTGGTGGTAACAAGATATAGCTTTCATCATTTGATTGAACCAAAACAAGTACTTGAAGAAATGAAGCGTGTTTGCAAACCAAAAGGAAAAATCTTCATAATTGATGTTACTCCAGATAAAAATAAAGTTGAGGCGTATAACCAAGTAGAGAAATTACGCGATAGCTCACACACCGGAGCAATGACTTTTGATATGTTAAGAGGATTAATGCATGAGGCCGGCCTAACTAATTTAAAATCCAGGCATCATGAGTTAGAAATGGGACTCGAGAGCATATTAGAATCGTCATTTCCAAATCCTGAGGACATACCCAAAATTAGACAATTATTTAAGATCGATATTACGTTGGATAATCTGGGCATGAAAAGTCATTTGAAAAATGGAGAAATTTTCTTCTATTTCCCAATTTCAATGATCCTTGGGATCAAGAGTTAG
- a CDS encoding HNH endonuclease, whose translation MLLELHDSCSYCQTKSQKGYHMDHVIPFNYLYQTEIFNIVPACIACNSSKNDRLPIQEIFERVKNRNDRLVIRKDYNHEWYQKLYETCLTSYHGNRPLFELTTDNLN comes from the coding sequence ATTCTTTTAGAGTTACATGATTCCTGTTCTTACTGTCAAACTAAATCTCAAAAAGGATATCATATGGATCATGTTATTCCATTTAATTATCTATATCAAACTGAAATCTTTAATATTGTACCTGCATGTATTGCCTGTAATTCATCAAAAAACGATAGATTACCTATACAAGAAATATTTGAAAGAGTAAAGAATCGAAATGATAGACTAGTAATAAGAAAAGACTACAACCATGAATGGTACCAAAAGTTATATGAAACTTGTCTCACTTCTTATCACGGAAATAGACCTTTATTTGAATTGACAACAGATAATCTTAACTGA
- a CDS encoding antitoxin VapB family protein, whose translation MSNSNKSYKQILIDDDNYNALKKLGQTGDSFNSVISKLINNFKEGEMN comes from the coding sequence ATGTCTAACAGTAACAAAAGTTACAAACAAATCTTGATTGATGACGACAATTACAATGCACTAAAGAAATTAGGCCAAACTGGTGATTCATTTAATTCTGTAATTAGTAAATTAATCAATAACTTCAAGGAAGGAGAGATGAACTAA